A window of the Arachis duranensis cultivar V14167 chromosome 5, aradu.V14167.gnm2.J7QH, whole genome shotgun sequence genome harbors these coding sequences:
- the LOC107491521 gene encoding high mobility group B protein 10, which yields MTTSSAQGSTDWCQQESERDTPNGNEKSSDAATKAYPTPTALYDDLARDSNLFWDKLESFHKSFGTKFKVPTIGGRPLDLYRLFVEVTSRGGIEKVIVERKWKDVIVGFKFRETITSASFMVRRYYLSLLYHFEQAYYFRKQVPPSSTPDPANRSLVDSSTPFGEAGKTQQLGSVVPGTIDGKFDGGYIVTVNLGSEQVKGILYHVPISLSQSSNTVGVHGSRNRKKSRLALGDPSRPKSNKSGYNFFFAENYARLRPLFHGEERAISKRIGFLWNNLTEAERQVYQEKGLRDKERYKTELLEHKSSNN from the exons ATGACAACTAGTTCAGCTCAAGGTTCCACCGATTGGTGCCAGCAAGAGAGTGAGAGAGACACACCAAACGGAAATGAGAAATCCTCCGACGCAGCCACCAAAGCTTATCCAACACCAACAGCTTTGTACGACGACCTTGCCCGTGATTCCAACCTCTTTTGGGATAAGCTTGAATCTTTTCATAAATCATTCGGCACTAAATTTAA GGTTCCCACCATAGGAGGAAGGCCACTAGATCTATATCGCCTTTTCGTGGAAGTAACATCTCGTGGTGGTATTGAAAAG GTAATTGTAGAACGCAAATGGAAGGATGTGATTGTGGGCTTCAAGTTTCGAGAGACTATTACAAGCGCATCATTTATGGTGCGCAGATACTATCTATCTTTGCTTTATCACTTTGAGCAAGCGTATTACTTTCGGAAACAAGTCCCTCCTTCCTCAACACctg ATCCTGCAAATAGGAGTCTCGTTGATAGCTCCACACCCTTTGGTGAAG CCGGTAAAACACAGCAGCTTGGTTCTGTGGTGCCTGGAACAATTGATGGGAAGTTTGATGGTGGTTATATAGTTACAGTGAATCTGGGTTCTGAACAGGTGAAAGGTATTCTATACCATGTTCCCATCAGTTTGTCCCAGAGTTCTAATACTGTTGGTGTCCATGGTTCACGGAATCGAAAGAAATCTAGATTGGCATTAGGCGATCCATCTCGGCCGAAGTCAAACAAGAGTGGCTACAATTTCTTCTTTGCTGAGAATTATGCCAGGTTGAGGCCCTTATTCCATGGTGAAGAGAGAGCGATTAGTAAGAGGATTGGGTTTCTATGGAACAATCTAACAGAAGCAGAAAGACAG GTTTATCAGGAGAAAGGGCTGAGAGATAAGGAAAGATACAAGACTGAATTGTTGGAGCACAAGTCGTCCAATAATTGA
- the LOC107491519 gene encoding photosystem I reaction center subunit V, chloroplastic — protein sequence MAASASSMMISSTHHRALLSSPTIHQKPSSVCFQGLRQLTIRRSLSSSSGVRRVVPPRGGVRAELSPALVISLSTGLSLFLGRFVFFNFQRENVAKQGLPEQNGITHFEAGDSRAKEYVSILKSNDPVGFNLVDVLAWGSLGHIVAYYILATSSNGYDPSFFPQ from the coding sequence atggCAGCCTCAGCATCATCCATGATGATATCAAGTACCCATCATCGTGCCTTATTATCATCGCCCACCATCCACCAGAAGCCATCAAGCGTGTGCTTCCAGGGTCTGAGGCAGCTCACAATTAGAAGGAGCTTGTCAAGCAGCAGCGGCGTGAGAAGGGTGGTTCCTCCACGTGGCGGCGTGAGAGCTGAGCTGAGCCCAGCTCTGGTGATAAGCCTGAGCACTGGGCTGTCGCTGTTCTTGGGGAGGTTCGTGTTCTTCAACTTCCAGAGGGAGAACGTGGCCAAGCAAGGATTGCCGGAGCAGAACGGGATCACGCACTTCGAGGCTGGTGACTCGCGTGCCAAGGAGTACGTCAGCATCCTCAAATCCAACGATCCTGTGGGATTCAACCTTGTTGATGTATTGGCTTGGGGATCCCTCGGCCACATCGTTGCTTACTACATCTTGGCCACCTCCAGCAATGGCTATGATCCTAGTTTCTTTCCTCAATGA
- the LOC107491515 gene encoding actin-related protein 8 translates to MSMVLRRVWELVSSTSRGNVDGSAAEACSRSDLGELEQLPGDILLQILRELGPKDAAKMSCVCKALRCLVFDNRLWVHFLQTHHPDPSSDSLFFAEATLSYGYPLPLPPFHARTPQLSFKHIYGQRARIPGSVIIDGGSGYCKFGWSKYACPSGRSATFLEFGNIESPMYTRLRHFFATIYNRMQVKPNTQPVIVSVPICHYDDTESAKASRRQLKEAIYSALFDMNVPAVCAVNQATLALFAAKRTSGIAVNIGFQVTSVVPIFNGKVMRSVGVEVVGLGALKLTGFLREKMQLNNLNFQSLYTVRTLKEKLCYVALVFQPHLAGVQAMGLHQAIALCMEHCHSVELAGDSDWYKTVVLSGGSACLPGLAERLEKELKALLPPYIFNGTRVIPPPYGADTPWFGAKIIGNLSTFPGPWCVTKKQFRQKPRLNLIW, encoded by the exons ATGTCGATGGTGCTGAGGAGGGTGTGGGAACTGGTGTCAAGCACGTCGAGAGGGAACGTGGATGGGAGCGCAGCAGAGGCGTGTTCCCGATCCGATTTGGGAGAGCTGGAGCAGCTGCCGGGAGACATATTGTTGCAAATCCTGAGGGAGTTGGGGCCCAAGGATGCAGCCAAGATGAGCTGCGTATGCAAGGCTCTCAGATGCCTCGTTTTCGACAATCGTTTGTGGGTTCACTTCCTTCAGACCCATCACCCCGACCCTTCTTCCGACTCTCTCTTCTTTGCTGAGGCCACCTTGAGCTATGGCTACCCTCTCCCTCTTCC ACCCTTCCATGCCCGCACCCCCCAGCTCTCCTTCAAGCATATTTATGGCCAACGAGCACGCATTCCTGGTTCCGTTATCATTGATG GCGGTTCTGGCTATTGCAAATTCGGTTGGAGCAAATATGCCTGTCCATCCGGCCGATCAGCAACGTTTTTG GAATTCGGTAACATCGAGTCTCCAATGTATACTAGACTACGACATTTTTTTGCAACTATATATAACAG GATGCAGGTGAAACCAAATACACAACCTGTTATTGTTTCCGTACCAATATGTCATTATGATG ATACTGAATCAGCTAAAGCATCAAGACGGCAGCTTAAAGAAGCAATATATTCTGCCCTGTTTGACATGAATGTTCCCGCTGTTTGTGCTGTCAACCag GCAACTCTAGCTCTGTTTGCTGCAAAACGTACTTCTGGAATAGCTGTTAATATAGGGTTTCAAGTCACATCTGTAGTTCCAA TTTTTAATGGTAAAGTGATGCGCAGTGTGGGCGTGGAAGTTGTGGGACTGGGAGCACTAAAACTTACAGGATTTCTGAGGGAGAAGATGCAACTCAACAACCTAAATTTTCAGTCTTTATACACTGTCCGCACATTGAAAGAG AAGCTGTGCTATGTTGCTCTTGTATTCCAGCCTCATCTTGCTGGAGT GCAAGCAATGGGTTTGCACCAGGCCATAGCTCTTTGCATGGAGCATTGCCATTCTGTGGAATTAGCAGGTGACAGTGATTGGTACAAGACTGTAGTTTTATCAGGGGGTTCTGCATGCCTACCAGGTTTGGCAG AAAGGTTAGAGAAGGAACTAAAGGCCTTACTTCCTCCCTACATATTCAATGGAACCAGAGTCATACCTCCTCCATATGGTGCCGATACTCCTTGGTTTGGAGCAAAGATCATTGGCAAT CTGAGCACATTTCCTGGCCCATGGTGTGTGACAAAGAAACAGTTCCGACAGAAGCCGAGACTCAACCTCATTTGGTGA
- the LOC107491518 gene encoding GPI-anchored protein LLG1, with amino-acid sequence MAMPFNHPLCLSCAILLFMSLSVSAASLSDTIFDSQAHTARHLLQAKRGCSVNFEFANYTIITSKCKGPNYPPKECCGAFKEFACPYADVLNDLQNDCASTMFSYINLYGQYPPGLFASECREGKEGLACPALPPSASSDDTANQVIHKPSLLLMITTCFLILLL; translated from the exons ATGGCTATGCCTTTCAATCATCCACTCTGTCTCTCTTGTGCTATTCTTCTCTTCATGTCTCTCTCCGTTTCTGCCGCTTCTCTTTCTG ACACAATTTTCGATTCTCAGGCGCATACGGCTCGCCATCTTCTTCAGGCTAAGAGAG GTTGTTCTGTGAATTTCGAGTTCGCGAATTACACAATAATCACAAGCAAATGCAAAGGACCCAATTATCCACCGAAAGAATGTTGTGGGGCATTCAAAGAATTTGCATGCCCTTACGCCGATGTGTTGAATGATTTACAGAATGATTGCGCTTCAACCATGTTCAGTTATATTAATCTCTATGGACAATACCCTCCTGGCCTCTTTGCTAGCGAGTGCCGTGAAGGGAAGGAAGGTCTTGCCTGTCCTGCATTGCCGCCATCGGCATCTTCTGATGATACAGCAAATCAAGTTATACATAAGCCATCTCTACTGCTGATGATCACAACCTGCTTCTTAATTTTGTTACTCTGA
- the LOC107491514 gene encoding phosphatidylinositol/phosphatidylcholine transfer protein SFH13, producing MSGSEGQCSHDEIRERRSDVEYFEDERQRSKIGTLKKKAMTASSKFTHSLKKRGKKKIDYRVPAVSIEDVRDAQEETVVLEFRQKLIDRGSLPPRHDDYHTLLRFLKARDFNIEKTIQMWEEMLNWRKEYGTDTILEDFEYEELEEVLQYYPQGYHGVDREGRPVYIERLGKAHPSRLMRITTIDRYLKYHVQEFERTLQEKFPACSIAAKRKISSTTTILDVQGLGMKNFTRTAANLLASMTKIDNNYYPETLHRMYVVNAGPGFKKMLWPAAQKFLDSKTIAKIQILEPKALSKLLEVIDSSQLPDFLGGSCTCPNEGGCLRSNKGPWSDPDIMKLVHNEDATFVRQTSRASNGQQKYFLLHPLKASAVFLTCKGRCSDMSTAESGSDIDGYSSPLRQRSCPYPRLPPVHEEVRTSDLNGYYSCDDSALSPDKMIESDQSPPTLEQSLRTADMGNVDSMTKSEDTWFSIVKEKVERTNFMYVSTMLTSFFERLIAFFCSLRFEFWRPQNIVHPSITVEHNINNSAVVEASSEREHVLPCERRLQRLEKVFEELNKKSDSMPAEKEQMLMQSFDRIKCVEFDLEKTKRVLHAAVMKQLEISELLENMQKSRCRQRRLFC from the exons ATGTCAG GCTCTGAAGGGCAATGTAGTCATGATGAAATCAGAGAGAGAAGATCAGATGTTGAGTACTTTGAAGATGAAAGGCAGCGGTCTAAAATTGGAACCCTCAAGAAGAAAGCAATGACTGCTTCATCCAAGTTTACTCATTCCCTAAAGAAAAGAGGGAAAAAGAAGATTGATTATAGGGTTCCCGCAGTATCCATTGAGGATGTGCGTGATGCACAAGAGGAGACTGTTGTCCTTGAATTCCGCCAAAAGCTAATTGATAGGGGATCTTTACCTCCCAGGCATGATGATTATCATACATTGTTGAG GTTTTTGAAAGCCAGGGACTTTAACATTGAGAAAACAATCCAGATGTGGGAAGAAATGCTTAATTGGCGCAAGGAATATGGAACTGATACTATACTGGAG GATTTTGAATATGAAGAGCTGGAAGAGGTATTACAGTACTATCCTCAGGGGTACCATGGAGTGGATAGGGAGGGTAGGCCAGTTTACATTGAAAGGCTTGGGAAAGCTCATCCAAGCCGCCTGATGCGCATCACCACAATAGATCGATATTTGAAATACCATGTCCAGGAGTTTGAAAGAACTCTACAGGAGAAATTTCCAGCATGTTCTATTGCAGCAAAAAGAAAGATCTCTTCAACGACGACAATATTGGATGTACAAGGCTTG GGAATGAAAAATTTCACCCGAACTGCTGCAAATCTTTTGGCTTCCATGACAAAAATTGACAACAATTACTATCCTGAG ACACTACATCGAATGTATGTCGTCAATGCTGGTCCGGGGTTTAAGAAGATGCTTTGGCCTGCTGCACAGAAATTTCTTGACTCCAAAACTATTGCGAAAATACAG ATTCTTGAACCCAAGGCTTTGTCTAAATTACTTGAAGTCATCGACTCTAG TCAGTTGCCAGACTTTTTGGGTGGCTCATGTACATGTCCTAATGAAGGTGGATGTCTTAGGTCTAACAAGGGTCCTTGGAGTGATCCTGATATAATGAAG CTTGTACATAACGAGGATGCAACATTTGTGAGGCAAACCAGCCGAGCGTCCAATGGACAACAGAAATATTTTCTATTGCACCCACTGAAGGCAAGTGCAGTCTTCTTGACATGCAAA GGACGATGCAGTGATATGTCAACAGCAGAATCAGGATCTGATATTGATGGTTACTCCTCTCCCCTTAGACAAAGGAGCTGTCCTTATCCTCGTTTACCCCCGGTTCATGAAGAG GTCAGGACATCAGATCTCAATGGATACTATAGCTGTGATGATAGCGCTCTTTCACCTGATAAAATGATAGAAAGTGACCAATCTCCCCCCACATTAGAGCAGTCATTGCGAACTGCTGATATGGGGAATGTTGATAGTATGACAAAATCAGAAG ATACTTGGTTTAGCATAGTTAAGGAAAAAGTAGAGAGAACAAATTTCATGTACGTGTCAACAATGCTGACATCTTTCTTTGAAAGACTTATTGCATTCTTCTGTAgtttaagatttgaattttggagGCCACAGAACATTGTTCACCCATCAATTACTGTGGAGCATAATATTAACAATTCAGCAGTTGTTGAAGCATCTTCTGAAAGAGAACATGTTCTTCCTTGTGAACGACGTCTTCAGAGACTAGAAAAAGTATTCGAGGAACTTAACAAGAAATCTGATAGTATGCCTGCCGAGAAGGAGCAAATGCTCATGCAATCCTTTGATAGGATCAAGTGTGTTGAGTTTGACCTTGAGAAGACCAAGAGG GTGCTACATGCTGCGGTGATGAAGCAGCTTGAAATATCCGAGTTGCTGGAGAACATGCAGAAGTCAAGGTGTCGG CAGAGGCGGCTATTCTGTTGA
- the LOC107491516 gene encoding KH domain-containing protein At5g56140, whose protein sequence is MSSSGAGRYMAFPPSPSPSPSAPHSPHISGLRSPASSALLEHDKYLTELLGERHKISPFMAVLPHSYRLLNQEILRVTTLFGNASVLGQSGLEHASPLATGGIFSNGGADVNGWASRFQSEMPSLLQSSSTQNWLSPQGGSSGIIVKKTVRVDIPVDAYPNFNFVGRLLGPRGNSLKRVEASTECRVLIRGRGSIKDPTREEMMRGKPGYEHLNEPLHILVEAELPVEIIDARLMQAREILEDLLKPVDESQDFYKKQQLRELAMLNGTLREEGSPMSGSVSPFHNNLGMKRAKTRG, encoded by the exons ATGTCGTCCTCCGGCGCCGGCAGGTACATGGCCTTCCCTCCGTCGCCGTCGCCCTCCCCCTCAGCCCCTCACTCCCCTCACATCTCCGGTCTCCGCTCTCCTGCCTCCTCCGCCCTCCTCGAGCACGACAA aTATCTCACTGAGTTATTGGGAGAACGTCACAAGATCAGTCCATTCATGGCTGTGCTTCCACACAGCTATCGATTGTTAAACCAAG AAATTTTGCGTGTAACCACACTATTCGGGAATGCATCAGTTTTAGGTCAAAGTGGGCTTGAACATGCTAGCCCCCTGGCTACCGGAGGAATATTTTCAAATGGAGGTGCCGATGTGAATGGATGGGCATCACGATTTCAATCAGAA ATGCCAAGCTTGTTACAGTCTTCATCAACACAGAACTGGCTGAGTCCACAAGGTGGCTCATCTGGTATTATTGTTAAAAAGACAGTCAGAGTTGATATTCCTGTGGACGCATATCCAAAT TTTAACTTTGTTGGTCGCCTCCTAGGGCCTAGAGGAAACTCCTTAAAACGCGTAGAAGCAAGTACAGAGTGTCGTGTCTTGATCAGAGGCCGAGGTAGCATTAAGGATCCAACCAGG GAGGAAATGATGAGAGGGAAACCTGGATATGAACATCTGAATGAACCTCTCCATATTCTGGTAGAGGCAGAATTACCAGTCGAAATCATAGATGCTCGCCTGATGCAGGCACGTGAAATACTTGAAGATTTGCTTAAGCCTGTG GATGAATCTCAGGATTTCTACAAGAAGCAGCAGCTTCGGGAACTAGCAATGCTCAACGGCACTCTTCGAGAGGAGGGTTCTCCAATGTCTGGTTCTGTTTCACCCTTCCACAACAACCTTGGTATGAAAAGGGCCAAAACCAGGGGGTAA